A genomic stretch from Calidithermus timidus DSM 17022 includes:
- a CDS encoding DUF1999 family protein codes for MVCRDIQESDFEPLAALERELLGQQPAHRYRCTPGALRFFSRSGHSFVALEAEEIMGVALAQAVWQGDQVTVLITRLLSRSDAATRALLGAVVKSAYDAGVYEVAIHVDPDNQTMRQALQDHGFQLGPLVLGVRVLGSRGERGEVSGVLE; via the coding sequence ATGGTCTGCCGCGACATCCAGGAATCCGACTTCGAGCCCCTGGCGGCTCTCGAGCGCGAGCTTCTGGGCCAACAACCCGCCCACCGCTACCGCTGTACCCCGGGGGCCCTGCGCTTCTTCTCCCGCAGCGGCCACTCCTTTGTAGCCTTAGAAGCCGAGGAGATCATGGGCGTGGCCCTGGCACAGGCGGTGTGGCAGGGCGATCAGGTCACGGTGCTCATCACCCGGCTGCTCTCACGCAGCGATGCGGCTACCCGGGCCCTGTTGGGGGCGGTGGTCAAGTCGGCCTACGACGCCGGGGTCTATGAGGTGGCGATCCACGTCGATCCCGACAACCAGACCATGCGCCAGGCCCTGCAGGACCATGGCTTCCAGCTAGGTCCCCTGGTGCTGGGGGTGCGGGTGCTGGGCAGCCGGGGCGAACGGGGCGAAGTGTCGGGGGTTTTAGAATGA
- a CDS encoding metallophosphoesterase family protein has translation MRILHTADWHLGKLLKGTERTGEIAAALEELLKLVRSERIELVLVAGDLFDRPQVTTEAEAAAFGFFYRLQEMKVPALVVAGNHDSRERLEAIAPLLSLAGATVRGEVRLAGRGGVVEVTGGKAIMLPFLSERRLVKAQMLLEGDGTLWKGVYSEGMKKVFANLATELGGGINLMLAHLTVEGSRLGGGEFEFYCTNSYAVEKSAFPQQLTYVALGHIHRQQQVSEAPVAWYPGSLVQLDFGEGETAPRGALIVEVEAGVPPKVHPVEARWGKPLRTFRLRLEDLDRRLEEIETFPGWAKLVIEGRGNPRLREDLFRRFPHLLDVIFEVPEAERDGIQAPVPEEWDWLEAYGEYSRQTYATEPDESLLRAFQQVYEEVHAGEGV, from the coding sequence ATGCGGATTCTGCACACTGCTGATTGGCATCTGGGCAAGCTGCTCAAGGGCACCGAGCGAACCGGCGAGATTGCGGCGGCGCTGGAAGAATTGCTCAAGCTGGTTCGTTCTGAGCGCATCGAGCTGGTGCTGGTCGCGGGCGACCTCTTCGACCGGCCCCAGGTCACCACCGAGGCTGAGGCCGCGGCCTTCGGCTTTTTCTACCGGCTTCAGGAAATGAAGGTTCCGGCGTTGGTGGTCGCGGGAAACCACGACTCGAGGGAGCGCCTGGAGGCCATCGCACCCCTGCTCTCGCTGGCCGGGGCTACCGTGAGGGGCGAGGTCCGGCTGGCGGGCCGGGGCGGGGTGGTGGAGGTGACGGGTGGGAAGGCCATCATGCTGCCCTTTTTGTCCGAGCGGCGCTTGGTCAAGGCCCAGATGCTGCTCGAGGGCGACGGCACCTTGTGGAAGGGGGTTTACTCCGAGGGGATGAAGAAGGTCTTCGCCAACCTGGCCACCGAGCTGGGAGGAGGCATCAACTTGATGTTGGCCCACCTCACCGTCGAGGGCAGCCGCTTGGGCGGGGGTGAGTTTGAGTTTTACTGCACCAACAGCTACGCCGTGGAGAAGTCGGCCTTTCCCCAGCAGCTCACCTACGTGGCGCTGGGCCACATCCATCGCCAGCAGCAGGTTTCGGAAGCCCCGGTGGCCTGGTATCCGGGTTCGCTGGTGCAGCTCGACTTCGGCGAGGGGGAAACCGCGCCCCGTGGAGCGCTGATCGTCGAGGTAGAGGCCGGGGTGCCGCCCAAGGTTCACCCAGTCGAAGCCCGTTGGGGCAAGCCGCTACGCACCTTCCGCCTGAGGCTGGAAGACCTCGACCGCCGCCTGGAGGAGATCGAGACCTTCCCCGGTTGGGCCAAGCTGGTGATCGAGGGGCGGGGCAACCCGCGGCTGCGCGAGGACCTGTTCCGCCGCTTCCCCCACTTGCTGGACGTGATCTTCGAAGTGCCCGAGGCTGAGCGTGACGGGATCCAGGCCCCGGTGCCCGAGGAATGGGACTGGCTCGAGGCCTATGGCGAGTACTCGCGCCAGACCTACGCCACCGAGCCGGATGAGAGCCTACTCAGGGCTTTCCAGCAGGTCTACGAGGAAGTTCACGCGGGGGAAGGGGTATGA
- a CDS encoding AAA family ATPase has translation MRPLKLRVQGFGSYLESQEIQFDDVELFAITGPTGAGKSTLLDAITFALYRETPRAGAKGHDSLRHPAAEQAKVELEFSLPEPTGSIQAWRVVRVIGKENQGRLEYLERGEWRVHPASEKVSTLNNQVLALLGGMDFSTFTRSILLPQGQFDLFLRGVPRERRELLMKLYGLERLRDMRERVGEHLKEAREKLGRLEGELQGLGEAEESRLEAMRDEIRQLEAEEIRLTREAERAQGALTEAEKRHEKFGELEGLRRRRRTWEGQQEEMGRLRERLERADQAERVWPQVEGVEVARKEAEAAQGDLARRQEGLERLRGEVEGLRGRCDPAALEAAKSELARLPVLEAMETRLTRYGGSLSLSRPDPLPFDEDRLETLREAERRWGELKKLEAQLARLEGELAQEQSRLEERQAEKTRLEADLERLKEEGQEAAKLHAQAKAALEQAQQKAGVLAHRHLLRAGEACPLCEQTVTVLPPPRELPDLERLGLELARAEQRLQELRNAFQEKRGSLKVLAQSLPEEQERLLAPLRERERLADELRQLRSGLFGSPEALADERIRMLAGLAEEIRQATGGEGVGRFKVGLQKRVAELQAAQERLAEAEARLVEAERQLAAQGQVLQERQRALGRLETSLASLLSETGFDGLEAVRAARLSAAERQALQQRRQEHEREGVLIAEGLRRLERELEGLKPVDEATVRLQREALETLRRQARAAHGRAEGLKADLKRAEDQLRRRRELEAQQAGLVREVDVWERLERDLRGDRFQDFLLERYQSGLLQRASELMNELSQGRYAFRLEDSEYAVEDRWTESVRTVRTLSGGESFLASLSLALSLSEHLSKGRMGALFLDEGFGTLDAETLEQVAGVLEALPTRGRLVGVVTHVEALAERLPARLRVEKSPAGSRLRWSDD, from the coding sequence ATGAGGCCCCTCAAGTTGCGGGTGCAGGGGTTTGGCTCATACCTCGAGTCGCAGGAGATCCAGTTCGACGACGTCGAACTTTTCGCCATCACCGGACCGACGGGGGCGGGGAAGAGCACCTTGCTGGACGCGATTACCTTCGCGCTTTACCGCGAGACGCCGCGGGCGGGGGCCAAGGGGCACGACAGCCTGCGCCACCCGGCGGCTGAGCAGGCCAAGGTCGAACTCGAGTTCAGCCTCCCCGAGCCGACCGGCTCCATCCAGGCCTGGCGCGTCGTGCGGGTGATCGGCAAGGAGAATCAGGGTCGTCTGGAGTATCTCGAGCGCGGAGAGTGGCGTGTTCACCCCGCCTCGGAGAAGGTGAGCACGCTCAACAACCAGGTGCTGGCCTTGCTGGGGGGGATGGACTTCTCCACCTTCACCCGTTCAATCCTGCTGCCGCAGGGCCAGTTCGACCTCTTCCTGCGGGGGGTGCCCAGGGAGCGGCGTGAGCTGCTGATGAAGCTTTACGGCCTCGAGCGCCTGCGGGACATGCGCGAGCGGGTGGGAGAACACCTCAAGGAGGCTCGGGAGAAGTTGGGGCGGCTGGAGGGAGAGCTGCAGGGGCTTGGCGAAGCCGAAGAAAGCCGCCTGGAGGCCATGCGCGATGAGATCCGGCAGCTCGAGGCCGAGGAGATTCGGCTCACCCGCGAGGCCGAGCGTGCCCAAGGGGCCTTGACCGAGGCCGAGAAGCGCCACGAGAAATTTGGCGAGCTGGAGGGCCTGCGGCGAAGGCGGCGCACCTGGGAGGGCCAACAGGAGGAGATGGGGCGCCTGCGGGAGCGCTTGGAGCGCGCCGATCAGGCTGAGCGGGTGTGGCCCCAGGTGGAGGGTGTAGAGGTGGCCCGCAAAGAGGCCGAGGCCGCCCAGGGCGACCTGGCGCGACGGCAGGAGGGGCTCGAGCGCCTGCGGGGTGAGGTGGAGGGGCTGCGCGGGCGCTGCGACCCGGCGGCGCTCGAGGCCGCTAAGAGCGAGCTCGCCCGGCTGCCGGTGCTGGAGGCCATGGAAACCCGGCTCACCCGCTACGGCGGGAGCCTGAGCCTGTCGAGGCCCGATCCCCTGCCCTTCGACGAAGACCGGCTCGAGACCCTGCGCGAGGCCGAACGGCGGTGGGGAGAGTTGAAGAAGCTCGAGGCCCAGCTCGCCCGCTTGGAAGGGGAACTGGCCCAGGAGCAGTCCCGCCTGGAGGAGCGGCAGGCGGAAAAGACCCGCCTTGAAGCCGACCTCGAGCGCCTGAAGGAGGAGGGACAGGAGGCCGCCAAGCTCCACGCGCAGGCCAAGGCCGCGCTCGAGCAGGCTCAGCAGAAAGCCGGCGTCCTCGCGCACCGCCACCTGCTCCGCGCCGGCGAGGCCTGCCCGCTGTGCGAGCAGACGGTGACGGTGCTCCCCCCGCCGAGGGAGCTGCCCGACCTGGAGCGGCTGGGCCTCGAGCTTGCTCGAGCCGAGCAGCGGCTGCAGGAGCTTCGCAATGCTTTCCAGGAGAAGCGGGGCTCGCTCAAGGTCCTTGCGCAGAGCCTGCCCGAGGAACAGGAGCGGCTTTTGGCGCCCTTGCGGGAACGCGAGCGGCTAGCGGACGAGCTTCGGCAGCTCAGGTCTGGCCTTTTCGGCTCGCCGGAGGCGCTGGCGGACGAGCGAATTCGCATGCTGGCTGGCCTTGCAGAGGAAATCCGCCAGGCTACGGGGGGAGAGGGGGTGGGGCGCTTCAAGGTGGGGTTGCAGAAGCGGGTGGCCGAACTCCAGGCCGCTCAGGAGCGTCTGGCTGAAGCCGAGGCCCGCCTGGTGGAGGCCGAGCGCCAGCTTGCGGCCCAGGGTCAGGTGCTCCAGGAACGCCAGCGCGCGCTCGGACGCCTAGAGACCAGCCTGGCTTCACTCCTGAGCGAGACCGGCTTCGACGGGCTCGAGGCCGTCCGCGCGGCCCGCCTGAGCGCCGCCGAGCGCCAGGCCCTCCAGCAGCGTCGCCAGGAGCACGAGCGCGAGGGCGTGCTCATCGCCGAGGGGCTCAGGCGGCTGGAGCGGGAGCTGGAGGGGCTAAAGCCCGTGGATGAGGCGACCGTGCGCCTTCAGCGCGAAGCCCTGGAGACCCTGCGCCGGCAGGCCCGCGCCGCTCACGGCAGAGCCGAAGGGCTCAAGGCCGATCTCAAGCGCGCCGAAGACCAGCTTCGCCGCCGCCGCGAGCTCGAGGCCCAGCAGGCCGGGCTGGTGCGCGAGGTGGACGTGTGGGAGCGGCTCGAGCGCGACCTGCGGGGCGACCGCTTCCAGGACTTTCTTCTCGAGCGCTACCAGTCGGGCTTGCTCCAGCGGGCCAGCGAACTCATGAACGAGCTTTCGCAAGGACGCTACGCCTTCCGCCTGGAGGACAGCGAGTACGCCGTCGAGGACCGCTGGACCGAGTCGGTGCGCACGGTACGCACGCTGTCGGGTGGCGAGAGCTTCCTGGCCTCTTTATCGCTCGCGCTCTCCCTCTCCGAACACCTCTCCAAAGGGCGCATGGGTGCGCTGTTCCTCGACGAGGGCTTCGGTACGCTGGACGCGGAGACCCTCGAGCAGGTCGCGGGGGTGCTGGAAGCCCTGCCCACACGGGGCCGGTTGGTGGGGGTGGTAACCCACGTAGAAGCCCTCGCCGAGCGCTTACCCGCCAGGCTCAGGGTGGAGAAGAGCCCTGCCGGGAGTAGGCTTCGCTGGTCGGACGACTGA
- the murJ gene encoding murein biosynthesis integral membrane protein MurJ, which yields MSSRILRNAAITMLGTFSSRVLGLVRQIVINNLFAPLLTDAFNIATRVPNLFRELVAEGAVTNALVPVLSALPAEEGEVFKRRFAALLFTLNLLLLGLGLLLAPWVADWLVDSSSPFAHGSNFELLVYQIRLVMPFLLFISMAALFSAFLQSQERFGLVAFAPLALNVVSIIIMLIWPGSATALALSYTLGAMVQAAVLLPSLKGFRLELKGHSAIRDALWRMGPFAFTTSLRQFLNLVLTNVLTRYAVGAQTAFINAEVIFQTALGILAVSPAMALYPRLAQMGNAQDYAGIRNLLERSIGRLGVLLGFAGAMLVALAPWIVGAVFSFGGLDPTVRKFTVAVLWAYGFALLPWGINQLMLRAFYATGEIRRAVQVSAAIFALNTLGYWLLRDAGLFWLNLSTAVAGLVGLLAYVGRLERMSILSVRWLLRLLLKVVGAAAPAGLLAHVAARPFGAPELFLNNLPPLLLGGLVGVGVFVAFARLLRLPLRLG from the coding sequence TTGTCGAGTCGAATCCTGCGCAATGCCGCTATCACCATGCTGGGCACCTTCTCGAGCCGCGTGCTGGGGTTGGTGCGCCAGATCGTCATCAACAACCTGTTTGCGCCCCTCCTGACCGACGCCTTCAACATCGCTACGCGGGTTCCCAATCTCTTTCGCGAACTCGTGGCCGAGGGAGCGGTTACCAACGCCCTGGTACCGGTCCTGAGCGCCCTCCCAGCCGAAGAAGGCGAGGTCTTCAAGCGGCGCTTCGCTGCGCTGCTGTTTACCCTCAACCTGTTGCTGTTGGGTCTGGGGCTGTTGCTGGCCCCCTGGGTCGCGGATTGGCTGGTGGACTCCTCGAGCCCCTTCGCCCATGGCTCCAACTTCGAACTGCTGGTCTACCAGATTCGCCTGGTGATGCCATTCTTGCTGTTCATTTCGATGGCCGCCTTGTTCTCGGCCTTTCTGCAGTCTCAAGAGCGCTTTGGGCTGGTGGCCTTCGCCCCGCTGGCGCTCAACGTGGTTTCGATCATCATCATGCTGATCTGGCCGGGGAGCGCTACTGCGTTGGCGCTGTCTTACACCCTCGGGGCGATGGTGCAGGCGGCGGTGCTGCTGCCTTCGCTCAAGGGGTTTCGGCTGGAGTTGAAGGGGCACAGCGCCATCCGGGACGCCCTGTGGCGCATGGGGCCCTTTGCCTTCACCACCAGCCTGCGTCAGTTCCTCAACCTGGTGCTGACCAACGTCCTCACCCGCTATGCAGTGGGGGCCCAGACCGCGTTCATCAACGCGGAGGTGATCTTCCAGACGGCGCTGGGCATCCTGGCCGTATCCCCGGCCATGGCCCTCTACCCCCGCCTGGCCCAGATGGGCAATGCTCAGGACTATGCGGGGATAAGAAACCTGCTCGAGCGCTCGATCGGGCGCCTGGGCGTGCTGCTGGGTTTCGCCGGGGCCATGCTGGTGGCGCTGGCTCCTTGGATCGTGGGTGCGGTCTTCTCCTTCGGCGGGCTCGACCCCACGGTGCGGAAGTTCACGGTAGCGGTGTTGTGGGCCTATGGCTTTGCCCTGCTCCCCTGGGGGATCAACCAGCTCATGCTGCGGGCCTTCTACGCCACGGGCGAGATCCGGCGAGCGGTGCAGGTTTCGGCGGCCATCTTTGCCCTCAACACCCTAGGTTACTGGCTCCTGCGCGATGCGGGGTTGTTCTGGCTCAACCTCTCTACGGCGGTGGCCGGTCTGGTGGGCCTTCTGGCTTACGTGGGGCGGCTCGAGCGGATGTCGATCCTCTCGGTGCGCTGGTTGTTGAGGCTGCTGCTGAAGGTTGTGGGTGCGGCGGCTCCGGCGGGGCTGCTGGCCCATGTGGCGGCCCGTCCCTTCGGCGCGCCCGAACTCTTCCTCAACAACTTGCCCCCCCTGCTGCTGGGGGGGCTGGTGGGGGTGGGCGTGTTCGTCGCGTTTGCGCGCTTGCTGCGCTTGCCCCTGCGCCTGGGCTGA
- the aspS gene encoding aspartate--tRNA(Asn) ligase: MSRTLVKEVPNKIGEKVTLQGWLHWKRDLGGIQFALLRDRSGIVQVVVEKGVDLPLAESCLRVKGQVVQNPKAPGGYEVLANGLEVLTPALEPSPIEIPKEEWRVNPETLLEYRYVSLRGEKARAALKVQAALVRGFRNFLDAQGFTEIYTPKIVCAGAEGGSNLFAIDYFEQRAYLAQSPQLYKQIMVGVYERVYEVAPVFRAEQHATSRHLNEYLSLDVEMGFIESEHDVIDLEEALLKAMLDEAREVAADEAATLEVAWPNTAEMPRLEHPEARRILREELGMSVGADFNEEAERMLGQWAKEKWGVDFLFITKYPQAARPFYAYPEEGGATRGYDLLFRGLEITSGGQRIHQYDLLIEALKKKGNDPASFAGYLEVFKYGMPPHGGFAIGAERLTQKLLGLPNVRYARAFPRDRHRLTP, translated from the coding sequence ATGTCACGTACACTGGTCAAGGAAGTGCCCAACAAAATCGGCGAGAAGGTCACCCTGCAAGGCTGGTTGCACTGGAAGCGCGACCTCGGCGGCATTCAGTTTGCCCTGCTGCGCGACCGCAGCGGCATCGTGCAGGTGGTGGTGGAAAAGGGTGTGGACCTCCCCCTGGCCGAGTCCTGCTTGCGCGTCAAGGGCCAAGTGGTGCAAAACCCCAAGGCCCCCGGCGGCTACGAAGTACTGGCCAACGGCCTCGAGGTGCTGACCCCGGCGCTCGAGCCCTCCCCCATCGAAATTCCCAAGGAGGAGTGGCGCGTCAATCCCGAGACGCTGCTCGAGTACCGTTACGTGAGCCTGCGGGGGGAAAAAGCCCGCGCCGCGCTCAAGGTGCAGGCCGCGCTGGTGCGGGGCTTCCGCAACTTCCTCGACGCGCAGGGCTTCACCGAGATCTACACCCCCAAGATCGTCTGCGCCGGAGCCGAGGGCGGCAGCAACCTCTTCGCCATCGACTACTTCGAGCAGCGGGCCTACCTGGCCCAGTCCCCCCAGCTTTACAAGCAGATCATGGTGGGCGTGTACGAGCGGGTCTATGAGGTGGCCCCGGTCTTCAGGGCCGAGCAGCACGCCACCAGTCGCCACCTCAACGAGTACCTCTCCCTCGACGTGGAGATGGGCTTCATCGAAAGCGAGCACGACGTGATCGACCTCGAGGAGGCCCTGCTCAAGGCCATGCTCGACGAAGCCCGCGAGGTGGCAGCCGATGAGGCGGCAACGCTGGAGGTAGCATGGCCCAACACCGCCGAGATGCCCCGTCTGGAACACCCCGAGGCCCGCCGGATCCTGCGCGAGGAGCTGGGTATGTCGGTGGGCGCCGACTTCAACGAGGAAGCCGAGCGGATGCTGGGTCAGTGGGCTAAGGAGAAGTGGGGCGTGGACTTCCTCTTCATCACCAAATACCCCCAAGCCGCACGCCCCTTTTATGCCTATCCCGAGGAAGGGGGCGCGACCCGTGGCTACGACCTGCTGTTCAGGGGCCTCGAGATCACCAGCGGCGGGCAACGCATCCACCAATACGACCTGCTGATCGAAGCCCTGAAGAAAAAGGGCAACGACCCGGCCAGCTTCGCGGGTTACCTCGAGGTCTTCAAATACGGCATGCCTCCCCACGGCGGCTTCGCCATCGGGGCGGAACGCCTGACCCAAAAACTCCTAGGCCTACCCAACGTGCGCTATGCACGAGCCTTCCCCCGCGACCGTCACCGCCTGACGCCTTGA
- a CDS encoding HRDC domain-containing protein, giving the protein MRCQSFTIRLDERQNLDLSRLNDFLEHVQPIQVSSALVSGSFPVWSVLVFYEGEAPKATERLEKPLPEASAKPRPTATNDGLYQALREWRWQKAKAEGVPPYVIAHDAQLAAIADALPSTPEELTRIKGFGPRKAERYGEEILALVRKARADRPQAGG; this is encoded by the coding sequence ATGCGTTGCCAAAGCTTCACCATCCGCCTCGACGAGCGGCAGAACCTGGACTTGAGCCGGCTCAACGACTTCCTCGAGCACGTCCAGCCCATCCAGGTCTCCAGCGCCCTGGTCTCGGGCTCCTTCCCGGTGTGGTCGGTCCTGGTGTTTTACGAGGGCGAAGCCCCCAAAGCTACGGAGCGGCTCGAGAAACCCCTGCCCGAAGCATCTGCAAAACCCCGCCCTACCGCCACCAACGACGGGCTCTATCAGGCTTTGCGCGAGTGGCGCTGGCAAAAAGCCAAAGCCGAGGGCGTGCCCCCTTACGTCATCGCCCACGACGCTCAGCTCGCCGCCATCGCCGACGCCCTACCCTCCACCCCTGAAGAGCTCACCCGGATCAAGGGCTTCGGCCCCCGTAAGGCCGAACGCTACGGCGAGGAAATCCTGGCACTTGTCCGCAAGGCGAGAGCGGATAGACCCCAAGCGGGGGGCTAG
- a CDS encoding TatD family hydrolase yields MTDTHCHLDYLEPSELAAALEAAQGFEAMLSIGTEPAKSRRNLEIAHSAPNVWVAVGIHPTEAARWRELRQESLELARHQRVRAIGESGLDFYWAPQSRQAQYQALDWQAELAAELDLPLVLHVRSAKEDDQAEREVAEWLKHNRPPKVVLHAFGGHPALVEAGLEVGAYFSFAGPFTYKKNTLVREAARQLPLERLLVETDTPFLPPEPHRGKRNQPAYVRHTLEKLAEVRGLSAAEMERITDANARGCFAFA; encoded by the coding sequence GTGACCGACACCCACTGCCACCTCGACTATCTCGAGCCCTCCGAACTCGCCGCGGCCCTCGAGGCGGCCCAGGGCTTCGAGGCGATGCTGAGCATCGGCACCGAACCCGCGAAATCGCGCCGCAACCTCGAGATCGCCCACTCTGCCCCCAACGTCTGGGTCGCGGTGGGCATCCATCCCACCGAGGCCGCGCGCTGGCGGGAGCTCAGGCAAGAAAGCCTCGAGCTCGCCCGCCACCAGCGGGTACGGGCCATCGGCGAGAGCGGGCTAGACTTCTACTGGGCTCCCCAAAGCCGCCAGGCGCAGTACCAGGCCCTGGATTGGCAGGCCGAACTCGCCGCCGAGCTCGATCTTCCCCTCGTTTTGCACGTGCGCAGCGCCAAAGAAGACGATCAGGCCGAGCGGGAGGTGGCCGAGTGGCTAAAGCACAACCGACCCCCTAAGGTCGTGTTGCACGCCTTCGGCGGGCACCCGGCGCTGGTAGAGGCGGGGCTCGAGGTCGGCGCCTACTTCAGCTTCGCGGGGCCATTCACCTACAAGAAGAACACCCTGGTGCGCGAAGCGGCCCGTCAACTGCCCCTCGAGCGCCTGCTGGTCGAGACCGACACCCCTTTTCTGCCCCCCGAACCCCACCGGGGCAAGCGCAACCAGCCGGCCTACGTGCGACACACCCTCGAGAAGCTGGCCGAGGTGCGCGGACTGAGCGCCGCCGAGATGGAGCGAATCACCGACGCCAACGCCCGAGGCTGTTTTGCCTTCGCCTGA
- a CDS encoding lipocalin family protein has protein sequence MKPLWLSLVLLLAACMPALQEVDPTRAPQADNWGPNPSPVEWWYVSAYLPEAGIAFHWAIFKGYFTPRIGPAFLGLLYPGPFHASHLAVTDLREDRKFFDERFDFRQDAPRGDAIIEFPPLRIEQGDWKLIQEGASYHLMAGPLDLRLTPRKPAVVHPPGYSGTEEVGRMYYVSYTRLALEGRIHGREVWGEAWMDHQWGGQLSGREALWDWFGLHLSDGSDLMLYRVKKPPRPGQADGEVVQLAGSRTDPQGRIAELRDLRMTPLGRWTSPSGRSYVLSWKVEAEGLQLELAPVRQDQELLTASTRVAYWEGPVLGRGSWQGQPIEARGMGEFVAGTYSPTTAGLVDPTSGALGVQPRRPEP, from the coding sequence ATGAAGCCATTGTGGCTCAGTCTCGTGCTGTTGCTGGCTGCCTGTATGCCGGCCTTGCAGGAGGTAGATCCCACCCGCGCACCGCAAGCCGACAACTGGGGCCCCAATCCCTCGCCGGTGGAGTGGTGGTACGTCTCAGCCTACCTGCCCGAGGCGGGAATTGCCTTCCACTGGGCCATCTTCAAGGGGTACTTTACCCCCCGCATAGGACCGGCCTTTCTCGGCCTGCTTTACCCCGGCCCCTTCCATGCCTCACACCTGGCCGTCACCGATCTGCGGGAGGACCGTAAGTTCTTCGACGAGCGCTTCGACTTTCGCCAGGATGCTCCCCGGGGCGATGCCATCATCGAATTTCCGCCCCTGCGTATCGAGCAGGGGGACTGGAAGCTGATCCAGGAGGGGGCCAGCTACCACCTCATGGCCGGGCCCCTCGACCTGCGGCTCACCCCCAGGAAGCCTGCCGTGGTGCATCCGCCGGGGTACTCGGGCACCGAGGAGGTGGGGCGCATGTACTACGTCTCCTACACCCGCCTTGCCCTCGAGGGCCGCATCCACGGGCGCGAGGTGTGGGGTGAGGCCTGGATGGACCACCAGTGGGGCGGGCAGCTTTCGGGACGAGAGGCTTTGTGGGACTGGTTCGGTCTGCACCTCTCCGACGGTAGCGACCTCATGCTCTACCGGGTCAAGAAGCCGCCGCGCCCTGGGCAGGCCGACGGTGAGGTGGTGCAGCTGGCGGGGAGCCGCACCGACCCCCAGGGCCGGATCGCAGAGCTGAGGGACCTGCGCATGACCCCGCTGGGGCGCTGGACCTCGCCCAGTGGGCGCAGCTACGTCCTTTCCTGGAAGGTTGAGGCCGAGGGACTGCAACTCGAGCTCGCCCCAGTGCGCCAAGACCAAGAACTCCTCACCGCCTCCACCAGGGTGGCCTACTGGGAGGGGCCAGTGCTGGGCAGGGGAAGCTGGCAGGGGCAGCCCATCGAGGCCAGGGGCATGGGGGAGTTCGTGGCGGGTACGTACTCCCCCACCACCGCGGGCCTGGTAGACCCCACTTCTGGGGCGCTTGGGGTTCAGCCCCGCAGGCCGGAGCCGTAA
- a CDS encoding isoprenylcysteine carboxyl methyltransferase family protein: MLTLVLFAVGVVLIQRLLELGLAYRNLHWALERGGGEYGQEHYPYFFLLHGAWLLGVLFEGGTRQNLSPLWPLWLLLFLAAQYLRYWSIYTLGRYWNTRIVLMPGAPAIETGPFRYLRHPNYVAVALELLTLPLIFNAWVTAVLATLFNAILLLGVRIPLEERLMEQNRRYKSSANPTLHDLSRPFPGSALADRLLIGLYRTPLPGLVHHAVTSVRRLIEASIKAFTQRRAPKPQPADTPPPPAPNPVAPVATAKAPLSAPAPAPRLQQPRQPTTDPDSLWLQGLLEHHHRLVKQALRELRPITAGLELTEALAQGLLPRMGHAGNIEYVIKDNVARALVQGYFIQWDIRTGGLIPGAEAQTLWYMTRDHQEQFGDSSELKVLEELIQRLRKAGKLETLLIQARTRAGLYGSGLRG; encoded by the coding sequence ATGCTCACGCTGGTGCTTTTTGCTGTGGGGGTCGTGTTAATCCAGCGACTCCTCGAGTTGGGGCTGGCCTATCGCAACCTGCACTGGGCCCTCGAGCGGGGCGGGGGCGAGTACGGGCAGGAGCACTACCCCTACTTCTTCCTGCTGCACGGCGCGTGGTTGCTGGGGGTGCTGTTCGAAGGCGGCACGCGCCAGAACCTGAGCCCGCTGTGGCCCCTGTGGCTCTTGCTGTTCCTGGCCGCGCAGTACCTGCGCTACTGGTCCATCTACACCCTGGGGCGCTACTGGAACACCCGCATCGTCCTTATGCCCGGGGCCCCCGCCATCGAGACCGGCCCCTTCCGCTACCTGCGCCATCCTAACTACGTGGCGGTGGCCCTGGAACTGCTCACGCTGCCCCTGATCTTCAACGCCTGGGTCACCGCCGTGCTGGCCACGCTCTTCAACGCCATCCTGCTGCTGGGGGTGCGCATTCCGCTCGAGGAGCGGCTGATGGAGCAAAACCGCCGCTACAAGAGCAGCGCCAACCCCACCCTCCACGACCTCTCTCGCCCCTTCCCCGGCTCGGCCCTGGCCGACCGCCTGCTGATCGGCCTCTACCGCACCCCCCTGCCGGGGTTGGTTCACCATGCGGTAACCAGCGTGCGCCGGCTGATCGAGGCGAGCATCAAAGCCTTCACACAGAGGCGCGCACCCAAACCCCAGCCCGCCGACACGCCACCTCCCCCAGCCCCCAATCCCGTAGCCCCGGTAGCTACTGCCAAAGCCCCCCTTTCGGCTCCAGCCCCAGCACCACGCCTTCAACAACCCCGGCAGCCGACCACCGACCCCGACAGCCTGTGGCTTCAGGGGCTCCTAGAACACCATCACCGCCTGGTCAAACAGGCCCTACGGGAGTTACGGCCCATCACGGCGGGGCTCGAGCTTACCGAAGCCCTGGCCCAGGGGCTGCTGCCGAGGATGGGCCATGCCGGAAACATCGAGTATGTCATCAAGGACAACGTGGCCCGCGCGCTGGTGCAGGGGTATTTCATCCAATGGGACATCCGCACCGGAGGGCTGATTCCCGGCGCAGAGGCCCAGACACTGTGGTACATGACCCGTGACCACCAGGAGCAGTTTGGCGACTCGAGCGAGCTGAAGGTGCTCGAGGAGCTGATCCAGCGCCTGCGCAAAGCGGGCAAGCTCGAGACCCTGCTGATCCAAGCCCGCACCCGAGCCGGTCTTTACGGCTCCGGCCTGCGGGGCTGA